From Trueperella pecoris, a single genomic window includes:
- a CDS encoding PP2C family protein-serine/threonine phosphatase — translation MCSDGLHDELTDEEISDVLRRASTIEQAVEELRDAALAAGGHDNVSIVLAQIGE, via the coding sequence GTGTGTTCCGACGGCCTGCACGATGAGCTGACGGATGAGGAAATCTCGGACGTTCTTCGTCGAGCGTCGACGATTGAGCAGGCCGTTGAAGAACTACGTGACGCGGCGCTCGCCGCCGGCGGTCATGACAACGTTTCTATCGTTTTGGCACAGATTGGAGAATGA
- a CDS encoding serine/threonine-protein kinase — MQVELGQYILRWSIGGDYLGAVAQAPIFLLIDPADEPGARVAAKRLRDGFGALARAGGIPDVHQVRRVWNDAMTAAESDLATITLMATDVDMPSVNLGAVLLAVVEEDGHYSWLVHSMGPLTAVHDDGTSSSEVGGDFRLQPMRAGERFVLLSQSLREAHSAGRIRNVISQLPRAQRAAAVLVSDERNAATAVVVDVHDAVSIAALDFPETLMAEDLDEEVSEPSLTSDWALQALGIAGHTHAAEQPLTAPELNDFVFESYLGSGGYADVFLYEEQTPKRLVAIKVGVGSGKGRSGDFRSEIDVMGQLGGHPSIVSIFDADVAPTGQPYIVMQYCPGPSLAERLVDGPLPIEEVLRMGIQLSGATHTAHMLGIAHYDIKPSNVLTTAFGRFALSDFGIAQIVGNSSTDVTGMSLPWAAPEALRGEECTYLADVYSMGATLYTAIYGHAPFATAGLGKRAYIERVQNADIGYPQIPGVTGLAFDKLVAVLAGALERDVNARTASVDQIGRGLQEVQSELGLAVTELEIPAS, encoded by the coding sequence ATGCAAGTAGAGCTCGGCCAATACATACTTCGGTGGTCAATCGGCGGGGACTACCTGGGTGCCGTGGCACAGGCCCCCATCTTTCTTCTCATCGATCCCGCGGACGAGCCCGGTGCCCGCGTGGCGGCCAAGCGCCTGCGCGATGGCTTTGGCGCGCTCGCCCGCGCGGGCGGAATCCCCGACGTCCATCAGGTTCGCCGCGTGTGGAACGACGCGATGACGGCCGCCGAATCCGATCTGGCAACGATTACCCTCATGGCCACCGACGTGGACATGCCGTCGGTGAATCTGGGTGCCGTGCTCCTGGCTGTCGTGGAGGAGGACGGTCACTACTCTTGGCTCGTCCACTCGATGGGGCCGCTCACGGCTGTCCACGACGACGGCACATCTAGCTCCGAGGTGGGCGGGGACTTCCGCCTGCAGCCGATGCGGGCGGGCGAGCGTTTCGTCCTATTATCCCAATCGTTGCGTGAGGCGCATTCCGCGGGTCGGATTCGCAACGTCATCTCTCAGCTTCCGCGCGCCCAGCGCGCTGCGGCCGTGCTCGTCAGCGACGAGCGCAATGCGGCCACCGCCGTCGTTGTCGACGTACACGACGCCGTGTCGATCGCTGCGCTCGATTTTCCCGAGACGCTCATGGCCGAGGACCTGGACGAGGAAGTCTCCGAGCCGAGCCTCACCTCCGACTGGGCCCTGCAGGCCCTGGGCATCGCGGGCCACACGCACGCCGCGGAGCAGCCGCTGACGGCGCCCGAACTCAACGATTTCGTCTTCGAGTCCTACCTTGGCTCGGGCGGCTACGCGGACGTCTTTCTCTATGAGGAGCAGACACCCAAGCGCTTGGTCGCGATCAAGGTTGGGGTGGGATCCGGGAAGGGGCGCAGCGGAGATTTTCGTTCGGAGATCGATGTGATGGGGCAACTGGGCGGGCATCCGTCGATTGTAAGTATCTTCGACGCCGACGTCGCGCCTACCGGTCAGCCCTACATTGTCATGCAATATTGTCCCGGGCCCTCGCTCGCCGAGCGGCTCGTGGACGGCCCGCTTCCGATCGAGGAGGTCCTGCGCATGGGGATTCAGCTGTCGGGGGCGACGCACACGGCACACATGCTCGGCATCGCCCACTACGACATCAAGCCCTCGAACGTGCTGACGACGGCGTTTGGCCGTTTCGCTCTGTCGGACTTCGGAATTGCGCAGATCGTGGGAAACTCCAGCACGGATGTGACCGGCATGTCCCTGCCGTGGGCGGCGCCCGAGGCGTTGCGCGGCGAGGAATGCACCTATCTTGCTGACGTCTATTCGATGGGAGCGACCCTCTACACCGCCATTTATGGCCACGCGCCATTCGCCACCGCCGGCTTGGGCAAGCGGGCCTATATCGAGCGTGTGCAGAACGCCGACATCGGCTACCCGCAGATTCCTGGCGTCACGGGGCTTGCCTTTGACAAGCTCGTGGCGGTGTTGGCCGGGGCGCTTGAGAGGGACGTGAATGCGCGGACGGCGTCGGTCGATCAGATCGGTCGCGGCCTGCAGGAAGTGCAAAGCGAGCTTGGGCTTGCCGTGACTGAACTGGAGATCCCGGCGAGCTAG
- the leuA gene encoding 2-isopropylmalate synthase, protein MKTAGFGSRQQPSSMPISKYRHFLESNPVSLPDRTWPGKRITKAPRWLSTDLRDGNQALIDPMDPDKKRKMFDLLLAIGIKEIETGFPAASKADFDFVRSLIDDDAVPEDVTISVLTQSRPEIIHRTVDALEGLPRATVHLYNATAPVFRDVVFNMNRAQVKQLAVSGAQDLISYMEKCFGDETVVGFEYSPEIFVDTELDFALEVCEAVMDVWQPGPDREIVLNLPTTVERSTPNVYADQIEWMSRHLSRREFVALSAHNHNDRGTGVATTELALLAGADRVEGCLFGQGERTGNVDLVTVALNLFSDGVDPELDLSNIDEVRRTVEYCTSMEVPPRSPYGGDLVYTSFSGSHQDAIKKGFAARAAKVAQAGGDENAVLWELPYLPIDPKDVGRSYEAVVRVNSQSGKGGVAYLLSSTRDLDLPRRLQVEVSNLVQHRTDVLGGEVTADELWKIFVDEYLPYTAAEGLEPWGKYSLRGTTVTTADEGQHTVLTVTLTERGEDGTTNDLTVASTGNGPIDAFTASLKKIGIELDVLDYAEHALSEGGDATAASYVECEVGGQILWGVGLDPSTVTAAFKAMISAVNRALR, encoded by the coding sequence ATGAAGACTGCAGGTTTTGGATCGCGTCAGCAACCTTCGTCCATGCCGATTTCGAAGTATCGCCACTTTCTTGAATCGAATCCGGTGTCGCTGCCGGACCGCACCTGGCCGGGAAAGCGGATTACGAAGGCGCCGCGCTGGCTGTCCACCGATCTACGGGACGGCAATCAGGCGCTGATCGACCCGATGGACCCGGACAAGAAGCGCAAGATGTTCGATCTGCTCCTGGCCATCGGCATCAAGGAGATCGAGACGGGATTCCCAGCCGCGTCGAAGGCGGATTTCGACTTCGTGCGCTCGCTCATCGACGACGATGCCGTGCCCGAGGACGTGACGATTTCGGTGCTGACACAGAGCCGGCCCGAGATCATTCATCGCACTGTTGACGCGCTTGAGGGCCTGCCGCGCGCGACCGTCCACCTGTACAACGCCACGGCGCCTGTCTTCCGTGACGTCGTGTTCAACATGAACCGTGCACAGGTCAAGCAGCTGGCGGTGAGCGGCGCGCAGGACCTGATCTCCTACATGGAAAAGTGTTTCGGCGACGAGACCGTCGTCGGCTTCGAGTACTCGCCGGAGATCTTCGTCGATACGGAGCTGGACTTCGCCCTCGAGGTGTGCGAGGCGGTCATGGACGTGTGGCAGCCCGGACCCGATCGCGAGATCGTGCTCAACTTGCCGACCACCGTGGAGCGTTCGACCCCGAACGTGTACGCCGATCAGATCGAATGGATGAGCCGTCATCTTTCGCGCCGTGAGTTCGTGGCCTTGTCCGCTCACAACCACAACGACCGGGGAACCGGGGTAGCGACGACGGAGCTGGCCCTCCTTGCGGGTGCCGACCGCGTTGAGGGATGCCTCTTCGGGCAGGGAGAACGCACGGGCAACGTGGATCTGGTGACGGTTGCCTTGAACTTGTTTTCCGACGGGGTGGATCCGGAGCTTGACCTGTCCAACATTGACGAGGTTCGCCGCACGGTCGAATACTGCACGTCAATGGAAGTTCCTCCGCGCAGCCCCTACGGCGGCGACCTCGTCTACACGAGCTTCTCGGGCTCGCACCAGGATGCGATTAAGAAGGGCTTCGCGGCGCGGGCTGCCAAGGTCGCCCAAGCCGGCGGGGACGAGAACGCGGTGCTCTGGGAGCTGCCCTACCTGCCAATTGATCCGAAGGACGTGGGCCGATCGTATGAGGCCGTTGTGCGCGTCAACTCGCAGTCCGGCAAGGGCGGCGTCGCCTACCTGCTGTCCTCCACCCGGGATCTCGACCTTCCGCGCCGACTCCAGGTGGAGGTGTCCAACCTCGTCCAGCACCGCACCGACGTGTTGGGCGGAGAGGTCACGGCCGACGAGCTGTGGAAGATCTTCGTTGACGAGTATCTGCCCTACACGGCCGCTGAGGGACTTGAGCCGTGGGGCAAGTATTCCTTGCGCGGCACCACGGTCACGACGGCGGACGAGGGGCAGCACACGGTTTTGACCGTGACGTTGACCGAACGCGGCGAGGACGGGACGACGAACGACCTCACAGTAGCCTCCACCGGAAACGGCCCCATCGACGCCTTCACGGCCTCGCTGAAGAAGATTGGCATCGAACTGGACGTGTTGGATTACGCCGAGCACGCGCTGTCCGAGGGCGGGGACGCCACGGCCGCTTCCTACGTTGAGTGCGAGGTGGGCGGCCAGATCCTATGGGGCGTCGGGCTGGACCCGTCGACGGTGACCGCGGCCTTTAAGGCCATGATTTCGGCCGTCAATCGCGCCCTGCGATAG
- the recO gene encoding DNA repair protein RecO has protein sequence MKTYRDDAIVLRCHDIGEADRVITMLSRRNGKVRAVAKGVRRTKSRFGARVEPFSMVDVQLYRGRSLDTITQVESRSQYGRTLAGDYDAYTTASAMLELADRLTGEDADPEQFQLLHGALHAAATFAHRPELVLYSYMLRAMALSGWALAVFECARCAAPGPHEAFHVHSGGAVCNDCRPPGATIPTVETWQLIGALAEGDWRIADAAAEPARRSAGALIAAFVQWQLESNVLSLRMVRVGED, from the coding sequence GTGAAGACTTACCGTGATGATGCGATTGTGCTGCGCTGCCACGATATTGGCGAGGCGGACCGCGTCATCACCATGCTCTCGCGCCGCAATGGAAAAGTCCGTGCGGTGGCCAAGGGGGTGCGGCGGACGAAGTCTCGCTTCGGCGCCCGCGTGGAGCCATTCTCGATGGTCGACGTCCAGCTGTATCGCGGGCGTAGCCTCGACACGATCACGCAGGTCGAGTCGCGCAGTCAGTATGGGCGTACACTCGCAGGCGATTACGATGCCTACACAACCGCTTCGGCGATGCTCGAGCTCGCCGATCGTCTGACGGGCGAGGACGCGGATCCGGAGCAGTTCCAGCTTCTCCACGGCGCCCTGCACGCGGCCGCCACCTTCGCCCATCGGCCCGAGCTCGTCCTGTATTCGTACATGCTGCGGGCGATGGCCCTCTCGGGCTGGGCCCTAGCCGTCTTTGAATGCGCCAGGTGCGCAGCGCCGGGCCCGCACGAGGCCTTCCACGTCCACAGCGGAGGTGCGGTGTGTAACGATTGCCGCCCACCGGGGGCAACAATCCCAACCGTCGAGACGTGGCAACTCATTGGCGCGTTGGCCGAGGGGGACTGGCGGATCGCCGACGCCGCCGCGGAGCCCGCCCGTCGTTCGGCGGGAGCGCTCATCGCAGCTTTCGTCCAATGGCAGCTGGAATCGAACGTGTTGTCGCTGCGCATGGTGCGCGTGGGGGAGGACTGA
- the uppS gene encoding polyprenyl diphosphate synthase has product MDKHVAAHVAIVMDGNGRWANAQGLPRTEGHRAGEDALMDVIAGAIEAGVKVLSVYAFSTENWRRSPREVAFLMNYSREVICRRREELRTWGVKIVWSGRQPRLWTSVINELQAAERHTAACDTLILNFCVNYGGRNEIADAAAELAHDVQRGLVRPHQVTPELLGQYMYQPDLPDVDLFIRTGGEQRTSNFLIWESPYAEYMFVDEPWPEFNRQSLWRCLESYASRDRRFGAAKDTVAEG; this is encoded by the coding sequence ATGGATAAGCACGTAGCCGCTCACGTCGCGATCGTCATGGACGGCAATGGTAGGTGGGCCAATGCGCAGGGCTTGCCCCGTACGGAGGGGCATCGCGCGGGGGAGGACGCCCTCATGGACGTCATCGCCGGGGCGATCGAGGCGGGCGTGAAGGTGCTTTCCGTTTACGCCTTTTCAACCGAGAATTGGCGGCGCTCGCCGCGCGAGGTTGCCTTCCTCATGAATTATTCGCGCGAGGTTATTTGCCGGCGCCGCGAGGAGCTGAGGACGTGGGGAGTCAAGATCGTGTGGTCGGGCCGCCAGCCGCGGCTGTGGACGTCGGTGATTAACGAGCTTCAGGCGGCCGAGCGACACACGGCGGCGTGCGATACCCTCATTCTTAATTTTTGTGTCAATTACGGCGGGCGAAACGAGATTGCCGACGCCGCAGCGGAACTTGCCCACGACGTTCAGCGTGGGCTTGTTCGGCCACACCAGGTCACGCCGGAGCTCCTGGGGCAATACATGTACCAGCCTGATTTGCCCGACGTGGATCTGTTCATTCGCACTGGCGGCGAGCAACGGACGTCGAACTTCCTCATCTGGGAGTCGCCCTACGCTGAGTACATGTTCGTCGACGAGCCGTGGCCGGAGTTTAACCGGCAATCGCTATGGCGGTGTTTGGAGTCCTATGCCAGCCGTGATCGTCGCTTCGGCGCGGCCAAAGACACCGTCGCGGAGGGCTGA
- the hisD gene encoding histidinol dehydrogenase: MLKRLDLRGMSLTRAELAAKLPRATVDIDAALESVRPIIERVRAEGGTVLRELGERFDGVRPEYLRVPQEAIDDAEARLSPELRHALQLSIEHNRAGHRAQLPREGRTEIVPGGFVFQRWIPVERVGLYVPGGLAVYPSSVIHNAVAAQVAGVQQIALASPPQKGFGGLPHPTILAACKLLGITEVYAVGGAQAIAMFAYGAAGEAGTADDAVLCEPVDVVTGPGNIYVAAAKRAVHGVVGIDAEAGTTEIAIIADSGANPRFVAADLLSQAEHDPAAASVLITDSPEFADACDRLLEEMAAQTKHSQRVATALAGPQSGVVIVDDHDEAIRVANAYAAEHLEIHTANAAEDAKLIRNAGAIFVGPYTPVPLGDYMAGSNHVLPTGATARFAAGLNVMAYIKSVQEIEYGADAMASMLAPLTALAMDEDLPAHANALKVRTQE, from the coding sequence ATGTTGAAACGTCTTGATCTACGTGGAATGTCGCTCACGCGCGCCGAGCTGGCGGCGAAGTTGCCCCGTGCGACTGTCGATATTGATGCGGCCCTAGAATCGGTCCGCCCGATTATCGAGCGCGTGCGCGCCGAAGGGGGCACCGTGTTACGCGAGCTGGGTGAGCGCTTTGATGGCGTGCGCCCGGAGTATTTGCGCGTCCCGCAAGAGGCTATTGACGACGCCGAGGCACGGCTTTCGCCGGAGCTCCGCCATGCTTTACAGCTATCGATCGAACACAACCGTGCCGGTCACCGCGCTCAGCTTCCGCGTGAGGGGCGAACCGAGATCGTTCCCGGTGGATTCGTTTTCCAGCGGTGGATACCGGTTGAGCGCGTAGGCTTGTACGTTCCCGGCGGCCTGGCTGTCTATCCGTCCTCGGTCATCCACAACGCGGTTGCCGCGCAGGTGGCGGGCGTGCAACAGATCGCCCTAGCCTCGCCGCCGCAAAAGGGCTTCGGCGGACTGCCGCACCCCACGATTCTCGCCGCCTGCAAGCTTCTTGGTATCACGGAGGTCTATGCCGTGGGTGGGGCACAGGCTATTGCCATGTTTGCCTACGGCGCCGCGGGCGAAGCAGGAACCGCGGATGATGCGGTGCTGTGTGAGCCTGTGGACGTGGTCACGGGGCCGGGCAATATATACGTGGCCGCGGCTAAACGCGCGGTGCACGGCGTCGTTGGCATCGATGCCGAGGCGGGAACCACCGAGATCGCCATCATTGCCGATTCGGGTGCCAATCCGCGTTTCGTCGCAGCTGACCTTCTTTCGCAGGCCGAACACGATCCGGCCGCCGCGTCGGTTCTGATCACCGACAGCCCGGAGTTTGCCGACGCCTGCGATCGCCTGCTCGAGGAGATGGCCGCGCAGACCAAGCATTCTCAACGCGTGGCGACTGCGCTGGCAGGCCCACAGTCCGGCGTCGTGATCGTGGACGATCATGACGAGGCGATCCGGGTGGCGAACGCCTACGCGGCGGAGCACCTCGAAATCCATACGGCTAACGCTGCCGAAGATGCGAAGCTGATTCGTAACGCGGGTGCGATCTTCGTCGGCCCGTATACGCCGGTGCCGCTCGGGGACTACATGGCAGGTTCGAACCACGTGCTGCCCACGGGGGCAACCGCGCGATTCGCAGCCGGGCTCAACGTCATGGCCTATATCAAGTCGGTGCAAGAAATCGAATACGGCGCCGATGCGATGGCGTCGATGCTCGCGCCGTTGACGGCGCTTGCCATGGACGAGGATCTGCCCGCGCACGCGAATGCTCTGAAGGTGAGGACACAAGAATGA
- a CDS encoding histidinol-phosphate transaminase, whose amino-acid sequence MRLPLRPEFVGQEPYGAPQLDVPVVLNTNENPHEPAPEVIADIAQRVAEAAASLNRYPDREAVALRADLAAYLNAESGVDLDASRVWAANGSNEVMAQVLTAFAGPGRTVLTFTPSYSMYPEYARNVYGDFVAIARDEDFSIRVDDVPLQLGEHRPAVVLLASPNNPTGTALDIEDLRVILEASRTTGPSDDGWPAATIVVVDEAYGEFRRDGVPSALELLDEFDNLIVTRTMSKAFGAAGLRLGYMAASREVVDMIRIVRLPYHLSAVSQAAARAALAHRDSLMEQVDQIRRDRDALTEELSSLGYRVAPSDANFLMFGTFEDRHGLWQRLLDRGVLIREVGPAGWLRVSIGKPHENAAFVEALKEAR is encoded by the coding sequence ATGAGGCTGCCACTGCGCCCCGAGTTCGTCGGGCAAGAGCCATACGGCGCCCCGCAGTTGGATGTGCCTGTCGTGCTCAACACGAACGAGAACCCGCACGAGCCGGCTCCCGAGGTGATCGCCGATATCGCGCAACGCGTTGCCGAGGCGGCCGCGAGTCTCAACCGGTATCCGGATCGTGAGGCCGTAGCTCTTCGGGCCGACCTGGCCGCGTACCTCAACGCCGAATCGGGCGTCGATCTCGACGCCAGTCGCGTGTGGGCGGCCAACGGCTCGAACGAGGTCATGGCACAGGTACTGACGGCTTTCGCGGGGCCCGGGCGCACGGTATTGACCTTCACCCCCTCCTACTCGATGTACCCGGAGTACGCGCGAAACGTTTACGGAGATTTCGTCGCGATCGCCCGTGATGAGGACTTCTCTATCAGAGTTGACGACGTCCCGCTCCAGCTTGGCGAACACCGGCCGGCCGTTGTTTTGCTTGCCTCGCCGAACAACCCCACGGGCACGGCCCTCGATATCGAGGACCTGCGCGTTATCCTAGAGGCAAGCCGCACCACCGGCCCCAGCGACGATGGGTGGCCGGCAGCCACGATCGTCGTCGTCGACGAGGCGTACGGGGAGTTCCGGCGTGACGGCGTTCCGAGCGCGCTGGAGCTACTTGACGAGTTCGATAACCTGATCGTCACGCGCACGATGTCCAAGGCCTTCGGCGCGGCGGGGCTGCGGCTGGGATACATGGCGGCGAGCCGGGAGGTCGTTGACATGATCCGAATCGTTCGCCTGCCCTACCATCTGTCCGCCGTGAGTCAGGCGGCGGCTCGGGCGGCCCTCGCTCATCGGGACTCACTGATGGAACAGGTCGATCAGATTCGGCGCGATCGCGATGCGCTGACCGAGGAGCTTTCGAGCTTGGGATACCGCGTGGCGCCCTCGGACGCGAACTTCCTCATGTTCGGCACCTTCGAGGACCGCCACGGGCTCTGGCAGCGCCTGCTCGATCGTGGCGTGTTGATTCGCGAGGTTGGCCCTGCGGGCTGGCTTCGTGTGAGTATTGGTAAGCCGCACGAAAATGCGGCATTTGTGGAAGCGTTGAAGGAGGCGCGATGA
- the hisB gene encoding imidazoleglycerol-phosphate dehydratase HisB, with amino-acid sequence MSRVGKVERTTAESSIRVNIDLDGTGQAKIHTGVPFYDHMLIALSKHSLIDMEIEADGDIEVDVHHTVEDTAICLGQALKIALGDKRGIGRFGDSVVPLDEALARAVVDVSGRPYIVHRGEPAGQEYHLIGGHFTGSMTRHVFESLAFNAEICLHVELLDGRDPHHIVEAQFKALARALRAAVEYDPRVVGVPSTKGAL; translated from the coding sequence ATGAGCCGTGTAGGGAAGGTCGAACGGACAACCGCTGAGTCCTCGATTCGAGTGAACATCGATCTGGATGGCACCGGCCAGGCCAAGATCCATACGGGCGTGCCGTTCTACGATCACATGCTCATCGCTCTTTCGAAGCATTCGCTGATCGACATGGAGATCGAGGCGGACGGCGATATCGAGGTCGATGTGCACCACACTGTAGAGGACACCGCGATTTGCCTCGGCCAGGCGCTCAAGATCGCCCTGGGGGACAAGCGGGGGATCGGCCGTTTTGGTGACAGCGTGGTGCCTTTGGACGAGGCGCTCGCCCGCGCCGTCGTGGACGTGTCGGGTCGCCCCTACATCGTGCACCGCGGCGAACCCGCAGGCCAGGAGTATCACCTCATCGGCGGGCATTTCACGGGATCGATGACGCGCCACGTGTTTGAATCGCTCGCGTTCAACGCAGAGATCTGCCTCCACGTCGAGCTCCTTGACGGCCGCGATCCCCACCACATCGTTGAGGCGCAGTTCAAGGCGCTCGCCCGCGCGCTGCGTGCGGCAGTCGAATATGACCCGCGCGTGGTGGGCGTCCCGTCGACAAAGGGGGCACTGTGA
- the hisH gene encoding imidazole glycerol phosphate synthase subunit HisH gives MIAVLDINIGNVRSVVRAFEKVGADVELTSDPDVVMSADGLVVPGVGAMGAVMDKVRSLRADRLMERRLAGGRPVMGICVGLQIMFDGSTEHGGAEGLAQWPGTVDLLPAPIVPHMGWSPVQVPEGSTLFAGIENERFYFVHSYAVMSDPAEGFDTEHFAPPLVTYAEHGARFVAAVENGPLVATQFHPEKSSDAGLQLLRNWLDSIGQ, from the coding sequence GTGATCGCAGTCCTCGATATCAACATTGGCAACGTCCGATCGGTCGTCCGCGCCTTCGAAAAGGTGGGCGCGGACGTTGAACTGACCTCCGATCCCGACGTGGTGATGAGCGCCGATGGACTGGTCGTTCCAGGAGTGGGGGCGATGGGAGCCGTCATGGACAAGGTGCGCAGCCTTCGCGCCGACCGGCTCATGGAGCGTCGCCTTGCCGGTGGCCGCCCCGTGATGGGCATCTGCGTGGGCCTGCAAATCATGTTCGACGGTTCGACCGAGCACGGAGGCGCAGAGGGCCTGGCGCAATGGCCGGGTACGGTTGACCTGCTGCCCGCGCCGATCGTTCCACACATGGGCTGGTCGCCCGTACAGGTTCCCGAAGGGTCAACCCTCTTCGCGGGCATAGAAAATGAACGTTTCTACTTCGTTCACTCCTACGCTGTCATGTCCGATCCCGCCGAGGGCTTCGACACCGAACATTTCGCGCCGCCACTGGTAACGTATGCCGAGCACGGCGCGCGCTTCGTGGCAGCCGTCGAAAATGGCCCGCTGGTGGCCACCCAATTCCATCCCGAAAAGTCCTCCGACGCCGGCCTGCAGCTTTTGCGTAACTGGCTGGACTCGATTGGCCAATAG
- the priA gene encoding bifunctional 1-(5-phosphoribosyl)-5-((5-phosphoribosylamino)methylideneamino)imidazole-4-carboxamide isomerase/phosphoribosylanthranilate isomerase PriA, whose translation MSQALQLLPAVDVVDGKAVRLNQGEAGTEQVYGDPAQAVAAFVAQGASWIHLVDLDAAFGRGSNHELLTRIVADHDAVKIELSGGIRDDASLARAIEAGAARVNLGTAALEDPAWTKRAIAEYGDKVAVGLDVRGEVLSARGWTSEGGNLWEVLKRLDEDGCARYVLTDVTKDGMLSGPNLDLLARVCAATDRPVVASGGVSSLADIAALRTLTDLGVEGAIVGKALYAGNFTLPQALAVAEGE comes from the coding sequence ATGTCTCAGGCTCTACAGCTGTTACCCGCCGTCGACGTCGTTGACGGCAAGGCAGTCCGCCTCAACCAGGGCGAGGCTGGAACCGAGCAGGTTTATGGTGATCCGGCTCAGGCCGTGGCCGCATTCGTGGCCCAGGGTGCCAGCTGGATCCACCTCGTGGACCTCGATGCGGCCTTTGGTCGTGGTTCGAACCACGAGTTGCTGACCCGGATCGTGGCCGATCACGACGCGGTGAAGATTGAGCTTTCGGGAGGAATTCGCGACGACGCCTCGCTTGCCCGCGCCATCGAGGCTGGTGCCGCACGCGTCAACCTCGGCACCGCCGCACTCGAAGACCCGGCGTGGACGAAGCGGGCCATCGCCGAGTACGGGGACAAGGTCGCTGTGGGACTCGACGTGCGAGGGGAGGTGCTCTCGGCGCGTGGCTGGACGAGCGAAGGCGGAAACCTCTGGGAGGTGCTCAAGCGTCTGGACGAGGACGGTTGCGCCCGTTACGTCCTGACAGACGTGACCAAAGACGGCATGTTGAGCGGCCCGAACCTGGACCTCTTGGCGAGGGTCTGTGCGGCAACGGACCGGCCGGTGGTTGCCTCCGGGGGAGTCTCCTCCCTTGCGGACATCGCCGCGCTGCGCACACTGACCGATCTGGGAGTGGAAGGCGCGATCGTTGGCAAGGCACTCTACGCGGGCAACTTCACGCTCCCGCAGGCGCTTGCCGTTGCCGAAGGCGAGTAA
- a CDS encoding SseB family protein: MDFNRVLNPQPFAGDLGDITDELAAAYAEPNRRRTVAIVEALGRVLVPVLPHAHPGRDGAGVAGHEGRSGKTDPLECPDEDLVRVAFPGGKQALPIFSSARALAEWNPTARPVPLEVSKVASAALQRGQGVMVLDPDSEQTTWLGRSATAALASGTAWTAPWEDPSIASRILAGVDGELPGLAGLCLEPGRAGAAVVVVELTEQVDREQAANIAHTLMAVMGSDPYVKARLDVVELRPRQVGKLTR; the protein is encoded by the coding sequence ATGGATTTCAATCGGGTGCTAAACCCCCAGCCTTTCGCAGGGGATCTCGGGGACATCACGGACGAGCTCGCCGCGGCCTATGCCGAGCCCAATCGTCGGCGAACGGTTGCGATCGTCGAGGCCCTCGGCCGCGTTCTTGTCCCGGTCCTGCCACATGCCCACCCGGGCAGGGACGGCGCCGGCGTGGCCGGGCACGAGGGGCGGAGTGGAAAAACGGACCCCCTGGAATGCCCTGATGAGGACCTCGTGCGGGTCGCATTTCCGGGAGGAAAGCAGGCGTTGCCAATATTTTCTAGCGCCCGCGCGCTGGCGGAATGGAATCCGACGGCGCGGCCGGTGCCCCTCGAGGTCTCCAAGGTTGCATCGGCTGCCTTGCAACGCGGGCAGGGCGTGATGGTTCTTGACCCGGATTCGGAGCAGACCACGTGGCTGGGCCGGAGCGCCACCGCCGCGCTGGCCTCCGGCACAGCGTGGACGGCGCCCTGGGAAGATCCATCGATTGCATCGCGCATCCTCGCCGGTGTAGACGGCGAACTTCCGGGACTGGCCGGGTTGTGCCTCGAGCCGGGACGGGCGGGCGCGGCCGTCGTCGTCGTTGAGCTCACCGAGCAGGTGGATCGGGAACAAGCGGCCAACATTGCCCACACCCTCATGGCTGTGATGGGATCTGACCCTTACGTCAAGGCGCGCCTCGATGTCGTCGAGCTCAGGCCCCGCCAGGTGGGAAAGCTCACGCGTTAA